The genome window tatttcactctGTGACATTCGTGCCCTACTCATCGCTTACCTGTGTcactcttcccctccctctctgcccagAGCCTCAAAAGGGCATGGCTTTGATCTTGAAGTGAGTTGGGGTTTTCAATCCTTATAAGGTTGATCCGCTCCTCACTGAAGTCCAGCTCTCGCGCCAACTCTGTGGAGGAGAATAAATCACAGTAATGATTTCGATGGCACAGTTatgcatttgaaatgtttggCAGCAAACATTAAGTAATTATGTATCTTTTAAGTTTGCTACCTTGATCACTGCAGCTAACGTTTGACTCACCTGTCCAGCTGAAGCCCAGATGGTCAGCTATAATGGCCAACCgttgctcttttctctctgcttcatcCTGTGGATCTACTGTAAATACCACCAGACAGCCATGAGCGGTCAGAGCCGCAGAGTATACCAAATCAGACCACATTTACAAAAGGAATTGACAGAAATCTTCACTGGCTtccttgacagattttttttcatttttggaggggggggtaATTCATTACATTGAATCAAGAAACCTAAAACAAGTACATGAAATGCCTGCAAAGAATAGCCATGATAAACCTAGTGGTGGTACTATGAttaagaaatgtacatttcaatAACTAGAGGAGTATTAGCATTACATGCAATGGTTGAAATAATCTTTAGAACACTTTAGACACTAAGTTGTCTTCCCAAGTTCCATAAAGCCTTTAAGTCAATCTTGAGATTCTCAGCACACATAGAAGGAAAGATAGACGTcattacagacacaaacacagcacaagtGACACAGTCACATGGATTCTTCAACTACAATTGGGACTCAACtacaagagacagagaggcagcacCTTTACAGCTGCAGTGTACTAATGAGGCACAACAGATAGAGAATAGCCCCTTAAACTTGGGGGATACCTTGACTTTGATCTTTATCATCTGGGATTCGCTGCATCTGTGTCTCAACAGGGTCGTCCCACAGTGGTCTAATGGGAAAGACGTCTCCTGAGGGAGGGAACTGCATCTCAGGGAAAGTTTCTCTTTCTATTATTGATGGATCGATGAGACTGCTCTCATCATCCGAGTTGGCAGCTGCAGCCTCatgttctttctctgtctctgcctgcgCCAATCTTGCCACAAGTTTTGCGGCTTCATCACTTATCTCTTCAAAGAAATCAATGGACTGTTTGCATGGCTCACTTGTCTCTTTAGTGGGCGTTGTTGGCTGAGATGACTGACCGCTTTTGCCACGGACTGGCAATCTGGACTGGAAGCTTTTAGATTTTGCTGAATCAGCACTCTTTTTAGCGGATGGCTTGGTGGTCTCCCCCTCACAGAAGCTCTTGGCTTTGGAAGATGTCTTGGTTTTGGCATCCACAGAAGGACCTGCATCTGTCTCAGATTTTCTCCTTGAATCCTTTTTTACAGGAACCTTAAGCTTTTTGTCTTGGGTTGACTCGGCACGCTTGACACTAGAATCAGGCTTTAAAGTGCTAGCCTTGATGGGTATTCTAGATTTTGATTCGGAAGTGAAGGAGGCCTCTTTTTTAAGAGTTGCTGAAGAGGAGGTTGAATGAGATGGCGAGGGAATTGTGGATTTTCCCCGACCTTGAGCAGCAGACTTagcttgtgttttcactggagTCTTTTTAACACTACTGGCAGAACTTTGTTTGGACTTGCCTGTTTGTTTGGGGGCTTCTATCACTGATTGAGGTTCCTCTGGAGAAGAGTCAGAGGACTCTTGGCCCTGCTCAGGATAAACTGATCTGGTGACTGTAGTTTCTGCTGTCTGTACATTCGTTATCATTTGGTCAGGGCAACTTGTGTCTAAATCTAAACAACcttcatttacatgtttttctgttttagtctCTAGACCTTCAGGGGATGTCTGATCTTTCTTTGCAGATTTGGATGAAGCTGAAATGCCCATTTTAGGGATTTTACATTTGGAGGCATCAGCTTTCAAGGCTGGCTGGTCACATTCAGTTGGGGACTGAAGCTCAGCTGTTTCTTTTGATTTCTCAGTCTCCTCAGTCTTTACCTCTAGTGTTAGATTGAGGCCAACTTCGGGTTCTTCTGCTGATCTCACAACTTCCTGACTGGGCTCTTCTAAGAGAGGCTCCTCTAAAGGCTGTTCTCCTATCTGGAAAAAGGCAAAGCCACCCGCCTCTTCCTCATAGCTCCTCTTAGTCATATCAATAGCACCACTTCGGGTCATCTCAAAGAGTTTCCCCTCTTGGAATAGGAAGGGGTTGGGCTCACTGGTAGGAGTGCTCTCTTCTGTTGGTGTCCTACCAGGTGTTGTGTCTGGAGTTGCTTGGAGAGACTGACGATCTACTGCCAGATTCAGTAtcttttgttcctcctctttGACACGTGCTGCAAAAGCAGCATCATCCTCCCGCATGGTAGACCATGAGTCAGTGTCCACCCTTGCAGTGACACCTTTTGACTCAGTTCTGGGAGGTCCCAGtgcatcatcatcctcttctgTATCATCATAGATACAGACCTCCggtttgaacatttcttttgatCGACCTATGGAAGCAGTTGCAGCTTCTGGTGCTCCTGTATGCACCTTATGATCCTCTTTCACCTCATCTGTTACATTGCTACCTTGTTTTTGTGCACCAATCTTTTGATCGGTAACACCTAACTTTTGACCACCCTTGccatcacttttgttttctcttgatttCCTCAAACTCTCCTCCTTTTGctcatctgttctgttttcagcGTTTGGTGTTCCAGCAGACTTTTTGGCAGTACTGTCTTTATCGGCAGATGGTGGGACTGTTTGTGCCTGTGCGGTTTCGAGTTTGGATTTTGAATGATGCTGGCCTGAGACAGACTGAGGTCCCTCTGAAGTGACACTGGCTGTTGTGTTCTTGACCTCTTTGCTGTGGGATCCATCATGCAAACCTGCtgaaaaaggagagggaggttGTACTTTAATATGGGgatcaacaaaaacagctaaCTTTGAATCTTCAGCGGGTCTACTGAGCCCACATTCACTCTGCGAAAGCTTCCCTCTTGTGGGCTCTAATGTTTCATAGCTGTCATCCCCTATTTTGGCATCTGCTGAAGGGAACAAATCTTTTCTAGAGTTTTTTTTGCTCCTCGCGTCTTGTTCCatttcatcaaatgttttaattttggcTGCCATCTTAAACATCTCCTCCTCTGGAGTGAGTTTTCTCTTAGCTTCATAGCTGTCTGATGTATCCTCTTCTTCTGGATCTTCAGGGATGACAGCCGGTTTGGATGGAACAGAGAGGAATGTATGGTCAGGGGGTTTGGGGTTTACCTCATAACTTACCTCTTCAGAACTAGGAGTATCAGGGGAGAGGGGACTCTTACCAGAACTCGTCATCTGAGATGTCTGCTCACAACTGTCATCATCAGCACTAGCCTCATGGTCTCGAAGCAGCCTACCACGCAAAGCATCTTGGGGGAATTCTGTAGCTTTGCAGGGTTCTGGATGGCTAGATGGTTTACTAGGTGAGCCTAGAGCTGTTGGGAAGGACGGGTGGCTTTTTTGCTCTACAGGGCTGCTCTCTAAGGAGTCATGAGGGGGTGATTCCTCGGTTGGGCTAGGGTCAATTGAGTCTGGGGATTTATGGGAGGAGTTTTCTTCCATGAGAGGACTACCCTCTAGAGAGTCTCTGTGGCTTATTGTCAAAGAGTCATCAGCTAATGGACTGAGGGCATCTGAGTCTTGTTTTAAAGGCAGTTCTAAGCTTTCATGACGCTGAGATGACGATCTAGAGGCTGGAGAACCAACTAATGACAATGCTAGCTGACGATCAGGGCTCTCGTCATCGCTAAGAAAAGTCTCTATAGTCTCTGAAATTTGCTTTGTAAGCTTCTGAGGTTTAGATGGCTTAGACTCACTCCTCCTAACAGATATGGACTCACTTGTAGTGTGGTCATCTGCAGCCTCGCTGGAAGAGACAGGGAGGGTCAATTCTGTAGACAGTTGGTCACCAGCGGCCCTTATACCAGAGTCTCCAGACTTCTCTGtgtctttactttcttttttgaCCGTAGTGGCAGTTGCTGCCAAAGTTGTCAAGGTCTGCTGTCCAGTTTTGggagaaagacacacactctctgggCTTGTGCCTGGAGTGGCTAGACCCTCATGTTTGTAACTGTCCTCAGAGCTCATATGAGGGGTTCCATCTCCAGAACTGGCACTTAGTGAGTCTGCTACACCCTCATGTTTTAAGCTGTCAGAGCTATCATCAAGGCCACCATTCCCAAAGTCTACAGTTTCAGTTAGCTCTGAATGGGCAGCAGCAACTGACttggtttctttctctctgtcttgctgGGTAGTCTCTTTCTTGCGAGGTTTGGAATCCAAAGATACTTCTCGTTCTTGGGAAACACGCGAGGCCATTGCTTTGGTTGTGGATTTTGACTGGGTGGTTTCAGATTTTGTGGTTTTCTCTGATCTTGGTGTGGTGGATGATTTTAACTCAAATAGCCCAGACTTTCTCTTTGAGGGGTCCTGCCCAGTTTGAAATGCTTGCATCAGCTCTTTAACTGACATAGTCTCTTCAAGTTTTTCAGATTCAGCTTTGGGGGACTTTGGAGGGCCCTGTTTTGATTTAGGgctttctttgggttttggagaGGATTTGCCCATAACAGGCAATTGTGAAGGCTTGCTTCCGGTGACCTTTTTGCTCTTTTGCTCTGCCTCTACTTTCTGCTGTAAGGCTTTGACTTTGTCCTTTATTGACCCAATGGGGGTTTCTTCAACGACTGGGGATACAGGTGATGCTGGGGCAGGAGCTGCAGGCACACTTAGAAGGGCACCTGTGTCTGTTGATTCCTCTGCATGCCCCTGGTCTTTCCCCTTCCTCCTGACTGGCTTTTTAAcatctccagcagctgttttgtCCTGCACTTTGGTTAAAGCGGTTGGTTTTGCACTTCTGCGTAGCACAACATCAGTGAATTTTTCTTGGACGACTGGTTCTTTTTTAGCTTTCGTTTTGGAGCTCACAGGTGCATCCAGGAGGTATTCTTTCAGGTCACCACTGTCCTTTATGGCTTTAGGTCTGGGGGCTCCTCTGTTAGCTCTACTTTCACGTAAGACAGGCTCTTGCATTTCTAAGGCTGCCATCCTTTTGGCCTCCTCTACCTCACTGTCTGAGAGGAGAACCCACTCCTCAGCCATTCTAGCTGCTTTTGTTAtcttctctgctgcctctccctCGTAAGTTCCACTCCTCAGTATTTCACTGACTTTCTCTAGGTCCTCTTTGACTTTCTCTAAGTCCTTCTCCATTATTTCTAATGGCTCTCCAGAAACATCCTCAGTCCCTTTCTCTAGACCACACCCTCCTAAAGAAGGGGATTTCTCTGTGGAGTCTGCAGTCAAGATGGCAGTCATTTTGATCAAATCTTGTTTCATCTCTGACACGTCGGATAGGAGGTCTGGTTCTCGGATCAGCTCTGATTTCAGGACTGATGTCTCCGTCTCTTCATCTTCCATATGGAAGAAGAACAAGTAAGGagtaaagaaaatcaaaaattcaaatgaaaggaGACAGACATTGGAGAATGTGGTCAGGACAAGATTGGAACACACTGCAGGGATCATAGGACAACAAATTCACATTGGGTTCTACATCAGGGTATTGGAGGAATTGGGCTTATACTTTCATGTCTCTGGGGAACTGTGGGGGAGCAAAGGCTAAATAATACCAATGGCAAATGATATGAGCAGGAAATAACTTGCTTATACACTCAGCACACCCACACTCACAAGACAAATCTATTGAACAAGActgaaagacatttaaaaaaaaatataccaACTATGAGGGACTATGAATGACTAGATAACCAAGAAACCAACAAATACAATGGAACAagggaaaacaaaggaaacaaagaaagaccATCAAGACATCTCAAGATTGCTCagaatgtcaaaaatgtcaatgtGACTTGAAAACAACTTAGAATACTAGTTGCTTCTGTCAAAGAAAGCCAGTGATAGTCTATACAACAAAAGATGATTTGTCATGCTTTTAATTCTGGACAAAGCAGATCATTCACTTTCACAAAATCAAAGGAGGATTGctaaaatacaagaaaaaacatcttgcaTGGAGGGGCAAAACTTTAAACTCCTTTTGCCCGCCGTTCAGGCTTATGCTTAACCTACACAAGTaactcaaatgaaaacaaataactgtGTACAAAACCATAAGCAGATGGTATTGTGAGGGGACATTCCGACATAACCacaccaacaaaaaacaacaacaaattagCTGTTATTAACAAGACATTACATGTAACTATTCAGACATACAAGCACACGCATACACATTAATGTAAGGCAAGTTATTTCCATGCATAGCGAAGGGAAGTGCTGATGGAAAGGTTGCGGTAAAGAGTGAGTGGAAAGTTCTGCGTACTGATTGAGTTTACAGTTAGTGCAAAAGAGATGCTCATGATCAAGAGCTGCTTGCTAATATGTCTTCATTCAGTAATGTGGTGAGTTCTTGGTCCAGTTACACAAATACTGCCAATATACATTGTCAGTTATATCTACATCAAATATTCTGTACATATTATACATATTCCATTCCtcttaaaaacacatacatgcgATTTAAGAGAATAACACATGACCCATATATGTACAGGCTAATTAAATTGCCCATGTAAATCTTATTTGCCATTTTCCATTTTAGCCATGTTCACATTACTACATGAACAAGGTTAGAAGGGTAGGAGGGGAAGGATTCAGAAAGCTTGCTTTGCCATTACACAAGAGGCATACAACTAGAGGGAATGCTAATATTCTTCAACCCTAATCTCTTGAAACTGTGTGCTTTTGCAATTGCTAGCACCCAGTTTCAGGAACTCTAAGAGCAAGTGCACATGGGTGTGAGCAACCAAGGTTGGGGAACTTTTACATCCCACAAGCAGGTTTCAATAATATTAATGATCTCTCATTAATATTTATGTTAATATTATATCAATATCAACAGTCTGTCATTGACCTAACCTCTACAAAGTCAGCCTTTATGTTACGGAAAGATGTGTTTTGATGCGCATTTAAATCTGTGctatgaaaaaaagtgaaatgtgttgcagtCACAATACGTGGCaagatttttttgattttggagaGGTATTATTGTGTACGAAACCACAACATATTTTTGGTGTCGTCTATGCAGCTTAAAAATGCGGGCATTTTAATTCCAAAACACGTAGCTAAAATATGTGACCTGGCTGCATGAACACAACCCCAGTTGCATCCATCCACCTACCTCAAGCTAATTTGGAGTCACTAAATGACCCTACAGGTTCAACATAATAAATAACGAAAGTGGCTGCCTGCTTCTGACCAGCAAAAAACTTAGAGGTCTTTGTCAAATAAACATCACCACAGTATGAATGAGCTCAATTTTTGAGTACATACGTAGATGGCAGCGTCTGACTCTTTCTCCACATGTCCGATCTCAAATTGTGAGGGGGACAGAGTTAAATTGAAGACATTGTGGCAGGTGtgaaatcagaaaaagaaagtaaagagtGAAGTTAAGCCTCAGGAGAAACAGAACATAGATAGGGGGAGGTGCAGGAAAGAAATCTTTGTTTGACAAGACGAAAAAACATGAAGCTTAAAGGGCTTTGATTAGATGGATATGATCTACAGCTATGCTAAGGGCTTAAATggcagtgtcagtgtgtcagtctgaTTATTGCTCTGTTTAACTTCATTAGGCTAATCACCCATACAATATCAGTATTTTGTCATATTAGTTTGATTAATGAAGATAAGCACACATGCAATATCATTAAAGAATAGCAATATAATTTAGTATATTATTTTGTGGAATAAAGAAATTTAAATAGGAAAACAATGTCTTACATTTCTCTAGCATTCTGCtggtctggaaaaaaaacatgggaaaTAGATCACCGTTAGTCTTCTTTCATCCACTGGATGTCTTGTTATTCTAACTACTATTACTACAACAACTGCTAGTTGATATAAAGAACACAATGGACAAACAGCAAACGACAGCAAAAATGAGCTATGCCACTGACAAATCACACACTAGTCTActacaataaacaaaatatatctaaaatacaacatttgaCTACTTGTGAACACGTCTTTGATTTAGTCTTGATGACAAGGCAGTGGACAGGCTAGGCGAGCAGAGCTAGTTagtagaagagagagagagaagcggTGGCTGCTTTTACCTCTTCCTCTTGCTCTTGGTCTGAATCGGACTCCTTTTGGGAGCAAGAAGCAGCAAGAAGCAGAAAGATGTACAAATAGAAATGATAGCAACGTTAAAGAGGGAAAAAGTGACAGTGGACAATGTATGGTTACCATAGCAACGAAGACAACCAGTCAGTGTGATTTCTGGGAAAGCCGCGgtgattgttaaaaaaaagcattacagGCAAAGATTTTCACGATAAAATAAGATTCATCTTTCACATGATTTCCTGAATCATACAAAATATGTTTCTTGCCTCTTGAACTAGCCATGGTATGCAGACTAGCCATCACACTGTGTGACTTATTGGAGGCTCACTGGGTAGAAAGTCAGTGTTCACAGTTGAGTAGCACGGCATTACTAATGTGCGATTTGAGATGCCAAACTTTAAATATAAGAAATAAGAATTTGCTACTAGAAATATTGCTTAGAATCTAATTAAGGTTATGTCTTGCAAAGGTATTACAACTGATAAGTTGGAGATTAGTATGTATTACAGCATTACAGGGGGAATAGGCTCAAGTTTGCAGTATGGTCCAGGTTATTGGAATGCTTTTCATGGTAAATTATAGCTGCAAACGCACAGTTTTACTTATAAGAACTAACAAGATACGCAACCTCTGTTGAGTCAAACAACAGTAGGGTGCCCTTACCTTGCAGTGTGATGGGAGGGTGATGTTAAGGTTGCATATGGCATTTTGGGTGAGTGACCTGTAGTTCCTGGGTTCTTTCATAAAGGACAGACGGCCACATGGCTCCTGAGTGTTGTCTCTGATCTGCAACAGCCAAGCAGTTCAGCAATAGTCAGGAAAAGTCTATCTTATATGCACACAATATGCAAGAAAATCAATACGGTGACTTATGGTTGAATATTGCTGcacattacatattttaaaaaaatagttcTTACTTTGATGAAGAGTGCtagtctgttttctttaaaggcAAAGAAGCTGAAGAGATGGTGCTGGCCACTTTTGGTAAGGGGAACAAGGTTTCCAAAGCAGTCTGCATAGATAGGTTTGCCTTCAAGTACCTTGGATATATAACAGGCAGGTGAGTACAAGGGCTAAATAACACATGGTAATGATAAAAAGTAATTGCATCCATTTTCAACCCAGCCTAACTGTTGAATATAGCATTTCAAAAAGTATATCCTATGCTCTCCTTCCTCACCTCCACGTCTCGGCTGCGGGCCACCTCAGTAAAGTTCTCCTGCTGCTCTAGGGTTTTGTCAATCTTGTCGTCTGTCATGCAGAAGCAGCGCAGTCGGGCCTCAATGGGATCGTGCGTCTTTGCGAAGATAACAAACTTGGCCATGTAAGGGACACAGATGATCTCTCGGTACACCTGAGTGGAGAAGTTGACAGATTCCTGGACTTGCCGACAGTCTATCAGCCAAAATCTAGAAAGCAGAGTGGGGTTGGGAAGAATCGGTGAGACTGAGTATTTGCTGGCTGCCTCATTTGAGTTAAATCAGACCAGTAATAGATTTACTTGGGTAACAACAAACTCTTTTTTGTGATACCTGGCAGATACATTGGTGGTGAAGGAGACACAGTCATTGATGAATGTTAATGGAGTGGTTCCGGTTATGTCTTCCCATTGAGCAGGCGTTGTTCCACCTACACATGGATGCAAAATATCCGATTGTTATATTAGACTGTGAGCATATGTCTTGCTGGTCTATTtgcaggttttgtgtgtgtgtgtgctctctaACCAGTGATACTACAAAGCAGTCGTAATGTGGGGGTGTCCCCTCCGAAGCCATTAAGGATTGGGTCGGAGTTGGTCTTGGGGACGGGGATGGTCATGGTAATGGGTTTGTGGAACTTCCTCCTGCGTGGCTCCAAAGTGACGATGGGACTGAAGGTGGCCTTGTTGCCCAGGATCTTCCTCACTACATCCACATTCACTGGCTGGGCCTGATGGAGTAAACAGAGAATATAATGACCTATATTCTTATTGTCAAGAAATCCTACACAGGTCATGCACAGGTTGGTCTTCTGACTGAAGGgttaggattagggttagggttagcttGGTTAGGGTTTGCTGGAGTGTACTTTGTACCAGATTCTTCAGCTGACTCCAAtctgtgcagtgtttcccaATAATTAACAAGACTCAGTTGGCCAACAATAGTCTAGTTTGCTAGaatatatgacattttaaaataaattacagaaAAAGTAACTTTTCCATGAGATGCATCTGTAAATGTTCATTACAAGTGTACGAAAACTTTTGACCATGTCAACAGGTatactgatgtttttgtcaATTACCTGTAGTCCGACCCTTATCCTCTTGGTGAGGGCCCCCTCGGGGAAAACCGCCTGCACTTGGGGCACAACAGTGCTGCTCAGGACGCCTCCTTCAGGACCAATAAGATTGCTGTCTTGCTTGATGCGAGACACCACAGCAAAGTATTGTGGGAAATCTCTCGTGATGATACGGCAAATGCGcttcttctccagctcctctggcGTGTCCAGCTCTGGAAGAGGACGGCAGCAGAGAGTGACATGTGTCAGAGACAATAATGTAGGAGCAAACTGACaggttttctgctgttttccccGCAGACGAACTGACCCTCATCCATGCCGTTGAGTATCTGGTTGAGCTCCTCCTGCGTGTGTTCACAGTGATGCTCCTTCCAGCTCTCTCCGGTCTCGCTCCTCAGTATTACCAGCTCCCTTTCCTTTCCCCGTAGCGCAGCGAAGTGGGGGATCTCCACAATTACAGGACTGGAGGGGGAGAGGCCAGGTAGTGTGAGTGAGTAAATACAGAATGTCATGGACGATAGCATAAAGTGTGTCTAAATGTCTCAAGGCATGTGTCTCTTTTTCAATTTCTTGGCTTTACATATGACACTGCTAGCATTAGCGTCTTACTGCTTATGCCAACAGCCTTTGAACCAATTGGTCAGAGGTGAATGTCCGTCCTAGCGGGTGTTCATCAATTTAGTCCACCAAACACAATCGAGGTGATagttaataaatcatttttgaaCAAGTAGAGACATGTAAACTATGTATTAttgactgtttttgtgtgacttCAATATTGATCAAGTTAC of Acanthopagrus latus isolate v.2019 chromosome 10, fAcaLat1.1, whole genome shotgun sequence contains these proteins:
- the ank2b gene encoding ankyrin-2b isoform X19, with protein sequence MAHAAAHIKKARSEMDQPPDLKALEKARERRRRSRERAERKRKSDSNTSFLRAARAGNIDKVLEYLKGGVDISTCNQNGLNALHLAAKEGHVDLVQELLDRGAAVDSATKKGNTALHISSLAGQAEVVKLLVKRGADINAQSQNGFTPLYMAAQENHLDVVRYLLENGGNQSTATEDGFTPLAIALQQGHNQVVSILLENDTKGKVRLPALHIAARKDDTKSAALLLQNDHNADVQSKMMVNRTTENGKSGFTPLHIAAHYGNVNVATLLLNRGAAVDFTARNGITPLHVASKRGNTNMVGLLLDRGSQIDAKTRDGLTPLHCAARSGHDTSVELLLERGAPLLARTKNGLSPLHMAAQGDHVDCVKHLLQHKAPVDDVTLDYLTALHVAAHCGHYRVTKLLLDKRANPNARALNGFTPLHIACKKNRVKVMELLVKYGASIQAITESGLTPIHVAAFMGHLNIVLLLLQNGASPDVSNIRGETALHMAARAGQVEVVRCLLRNGAIVDARAREDQTPLHIASRLGKTEIVQLLLQHMAHPDAATTNGYTPLHISAREGQVETASVLLEAGASHSLATKKGFTPLHVASKYGSLDVAKLLLQRRAPPDSAGKNGLTPLHVAAHYDNQKVALLLLDKGASPHAMAKNGYTPLHIAAKKNQMEIATVLLQYGAETNILTKQGVTPLHLASQEGHADMAALLISKGAQINVQTKSGLSALHLAAQEDKVAVSEILAKNGANLDQQTKLGYTPLIVACHYGNAKMVNFLLQNGASVNAKTKNGYTPLHQAAQQGNTHIINVLLQNGAKPNAITVNGNTALGIARRLGYISVVDTLRVVTEEIITTTTTVTEKHKLNVPETMTEVLDVSDEEALRCIDDDAISDDSMDEEEGDDTMTGDGGEYLRAEDLRELGDDSLPGQYLDGMNYLRFSLEGGRIDSRMQSSDRSFTPTHHSYYSPKHEGMMDELLNCQVTSLARENERDSYRLSWGTENLDNVALSSSPIHSGHSSPCPDHGDHSSFLVSFMVDARGGAMRGCRHNGLRIIIPPRKCSAPTRVTCRLVKRHRLATMPPMVEGEGLASRLIEVGPSGAQFLGKLHLPSAPPPLNEGESLVSRILQLGPPGTKFLGPVIVEIPHFAALRGKERELVILRSETGESWKEHHCEHTQEELNQILNGMDEELDTPEELEKKRICRIITRDFPQYFAVVSRIKQDSNLIGPEGGVLSSTVVPQVQAVFPEGALTKRIRVGLQAQPVNVDVVRKILGNKATFSPIVTLEPRRRKFHKPITMTIPVPKTNSDPILNGFGGDTPTLRLLCSITGGTTPAQWEDITGTTPLTFINDCVSFTTNVSARFWLIDCRQVQESVNFSTQVYREIICVPYMAKFVIFAKTHDPIEARLRCFCMTDDKIDKTLEQQENFTEVARSRDVEVLEGKPIYADCFGNLVPLTKSGQHHLFSFFAFKENRLALFIKIRDNTQEPCGRLSFMKEPRNYRSLTQNAICNLNITLPSHCKESDSDQEQEEETSRMLEKYEETETSVLKSELIREPDLLSDVSEMKQDLIKMTAILTADSTEKSPSLGGCGLEKGTEDVSGEPLEIMEKDLEKVKEDLEKVSEILRSGTYEGEAAEKITKAARMAEEWVLLSDSEVEEAKRMAALEMQEPVLRESRANRGAPRPKAIKDSGDLKEYLLDAPVSSKTKAKKEPVVQEKFTDVVLRRSAKPTALTKVQDKTAAGDVKKPVRRKGKDQGHAEESTDTGALLSVPAAPAPASPVSPVVEETPIGSIKDKVKALQQKVEAEQKSKKVTGSKPSQLPVMGKSSPKPKESPKSKQGPPKSPKAESEKLEETMSVKELMQAFQTGQDPSKRKSGLFELKSSTTPRSEKTTKSETTQSKSTTKAMASRVSQEREVSLDSKPRKKETTQQDREKETKSVAAAHSELTETVDFGNGGLDDSSDSLKHEGVADSLSASSGDGTPHMSSEDSYKHEGLATPGTSPESVCLSPKTGQQTLTTLAATATTVKKESKDTEKSGDSGIRAAGDQLSTELTLPVSSSEAADDHTTSLHDGSHSKEVKNTTASVTSEGPQSVSGQHHSKSKLETAQAQTVPPSADKDSTAKKSAGTPNAENRTDEQKEESLRKSRENKSDGKGGQKLGVTDQKIGAQKQGSNVTDEVKEDHKVHTGAPEAATASIGRSKEMFKPEVCIYDDTEEDDDALGPPRTESKGVTARVDTDSWSTMREDDAAFAARVKEEEQKILNLAVDRQSLQATPDTTPGRTPTEESTPTSEPNPFLFQEGKLFEMTRSGAIDMTKRSYEEEAGGFAFFQIGEQPLEEPLLEEPSQEVVRSAEEPEVGLNLTLEVKTEETEKSKETAELQSPTECDQPALKADASKCKIPKMGISASSKSAKKDQTSPEGLETKTEKHVNEGCLDLDTSCPDQMITNVQTAETTVTRSVYPEQGQESSDSSPEEPQSVIEAPKQTGKSKQSSASSVKKTPVKTQAKSAAQGRGKSTIPSPSHSTSSSATLKKEASFTSESKSRIPIKASTLKPDSSVKRAESTQDKKLKVPVKKDSRRKSETDAGPSVDAKTKTSSKAKSFCEGETTKPSAKKSADSAKSKSFQSRLPVRGKSGQSSQPTTPTKETSEPCKQSIDFFEEISDEAAKLVARLAQAETEKEHEAAAANSDDESSLIDPSIIERETFPEMQFPPSGDVFPIRPLWDDPVETQMQRIPDDKDQSQVDPQDEAERKEQRLAIIADHLGFSWTELARELDFSEERINLIRIENPNSLQDQSHALLRLWAEREGKSDTETTLIKRLTKINRMDIVHLIETKIIKSTQDETTSHTYAEIERTIALDHSEGFSALHEDIDSPRPGRRTEATRRSPGSGQEVPMVSAEDLSSSLSSLHETMGRSETDSTATGLLRNAQKEKLQKEMETTYSSQRIYEELTDTVHTGSFKQADDLPDIPSQTVTEEKYTDEHGNIVVKKITRKVIRKYVSPDGMETQEVTIEGSHQETVQIEEGDAVSRVVKRTVLRSEGDQKELTFSEPLALGAATSSEFEVEPVQGRKVSKVVKTTVVRGERMEKQMGDPSLAADLPSAREDFEKALSYTGGFGKMLVPHVVEKEVVQDDGSVVKRSHMRKSRTQKRTVMRDAQGKHVHLERLDDTPDALQPDALQQHLHQLLRRYCEDDREEEGEDGDEEEEGGDIDESFD